A genomic stretch from Ureibacillus composti includes:
- a CDS encoding M3 family oligoendopeptidase: MVTFKEYEYKRPNLEELKKDVRVLVDQFKQATSVEAQSEVIEKINAFRNNFSTQANLVYIRASIDTNDEYYQNERDYLDDISPQVEEIVFEYYQELVKSPFRQQLEEKWGTQLFALAENQIKAFSPKIIELMQKENKLVSEYSKLVASAQIEFDGKTLTLAQLAPYAESTDREVRKQAMKTRFNFFAENGDKFDHIFDQLVKLRHQIATTLGYKNYVELGYINMNRIDYNAEMVKKYREQVREFIVPLATKLYERQAKRIGIDDFKFYDEGLNFLSGNAKPKGESSWIVENGKKMYEELSPETGEFFNFMIQHELMDLEAKKGKESGGYCTFIENYDSPFIFSNFNGTSGDIDVLTHEAGHAFQVYSSRNIGIPEYLWPTYESAEIHSMSMEFFTWPWMELFFKDDTEKYKFAHLSSALLFLPYGVSVDEFQHVVYENPTMTPAERKQAWKEIEAKYLPHRDYDGYEYLEQGGFWQRQGHIYASPFYYIDYTLAQVCAFQFWKRSRENFDDAWKDYIHLCQLGGSMSFTKLVEEAGLISPFEKGCIESVIGAIEEYLNSVEDEKL, translated from the coding sequence ACATCAGTAGAAGCGCAAAGTGAAGTAATAGAAAAAATTAATGCATTCCGCAATAACTTTTCTACACAAGCCAATTTAGTCTATATACGTGCTTCAATTGATACAAACGATGAATATTACCAAAACGAACGTGATTATTTAGATGATATATCACCTCAAGTTGAAGAAATTGTATTTGAGTATTATCAGGAACTAGTAAAATCGCCTTTCCGTCAGCAACTGGAAGAAAAGTGGGGAACTCAACTATTTGCTTTGGCTGAAAATCAAATTAAGGCTTTCTCTCCAAAAATAATTGAATTGATGCAAAAGGAAAATAAACTTGTTTCGGAGTATAGTAAATTAGTTGCTTCAGCACAAATTGAATTTGATGGGAAAACCCTAACCCTTGCTCAACTAGCGCCTTATGCAGAGTCTACGGACCGAGAAGTGCGTAAACAAGCAATGAAAACGCGTTTTAACTTTTTCGCTGAAAACGGAGATAAGTTTGATCATATTTTTGATCAACTTGTAAAACTGCGTCATCAAATTGCGACAACATTAGGTTATAAAAACTATGTCGAACTGGGTTATATAAATATGAATCGTATTGACTATAATGCAGAAATGGTAAAGAAATATAGAGAACAAGTTCGTGAATTTATTGTTCCGTTAGCAACAAAACTTTATGAAAGACAAGCTAAACGTATAGGAATTGATGATTTTAAGTTTTATGATGAAGGTCTTAACTTTTTATCAGGTAATGCGAAACCTAAAGGAGAGTCATCTTGGATTGTTGAGAACGGTAAAAAGATGTATGAAGAGCTATCTCCTGAAACAGGAGAGTTCTTTAATTTTATGATTCAACACGAGCTGATGGATTTAGAAGCTAAAAAGGGAAAAGAAAGTGGTGGCTATTGTACTTTTATCGAAAACTATGATTCGCCATTCATTTTCTCAAACTTTAATGGAACTTCTGGAGATATTGATGTACTTACCCATGAAGCTGGTCATGCTTTTCAAGTATACTCAAGCCGTAACATTGGCATTCCTGAGTATCTATGGCCAACATATGAATCTGCAGAAATCCATTCGATGAGTATGGAGTTTTTCACTTGGCCATGGATGGAGCTATTTTTTAAAGATGATACTGAGAAGTATAAATTCGCTCATTTAAGCAGTGCCTTATTATTTTTACCATATGGTGTTTCAGTTGATGAATTTCAGCACGTAGTTTATGAAAATCCAACGATGACACCAGCGGAGCGTAAACAGGCTTGGAAGGAAATTGAAGCTAAATATTTACCACACCGTGACTATGATGGATATGAATACTTAGAGCAAGGCGGATTCTGGCAACGTCAAGGTCATATTTATGCTAGTCCATTTTACTATATCGACTATACATTAGCCCAAGTCTGTGCGTTCCAATTTTGGAAACGCTCAAGAGAAAACTTTGATGATGCTTGGAAGGATTATATTCACCTTTGTCAATTAGGGGGTTCCATGTCCTTTACGAAATTGGTTGAAGAAGCAGGACTCATTTCGCCATTTGAGAAAGGGTGTATCGAATCTGTGATCGGTGCTATTGAAGAATATTTAAATTCAGTGGAAGATGAAAAATTATAA